A segment of the Oncorhynchus nerka isolate Pitt River linkage group LG19, Oner_Uvic_2.0, whole genome shotgun sequence genome:
ATTCTGAATGAAAACCACCATTAGGTTCAGCTGGATGGTCTATAGTTGATTCTGAATGAAAACCACCATTAGATCAGCCGGATGGTCTATAGTTGATTCTGAATGAAAACCACCATTAGATCAGCCGGATGGTCTATAGTTGATAACTTACACATTACAGATGACAGTGTAAAGATGTTTAGGATGTCCACTTTTTGTCTACTTCTTTACTGATTGATTGTATTTACCTTCTCTGTAATTGTCTATGTCCTGTGTTTGTTGCATAAACAACCTTTCCCCATGGAGATAATCAAGTCAGGATCTTACCCTTACAGCCCCAAGTACGTTGCTGTGTTCAACCTGGCCTTCACAGACGTGTGTGGGAGCACTGCCATGGTCCCCAAGCTCCTGGATACGTTCCTGTTCAGCAGACAGCTCATCTCCTACAACCAGTGCCTCGCTAGCCTCTtcttcatcttcctcttcctcaacaTGCAGTCCTTCAACCTCACCATCCTCTCTTACGACAGACTGGTGGCCATCTGCTGCCCACTCAGGTctcagttcaaatcaaatttttcaACAATATATAATTCAAAAGGCCTTCATAATTGCCCCttgtgtgataataatgtttcTGCTTTCACCGACAATTCAACCTGATATATGGATACACTGCATCTAAAATCCCTGATAACAGCTTCTTTCCACTGTCCACACAGGTACCATATGATGGTGACTTACAGGTCCATGTTCCAGCTGACGGGTGCTGCCTGGGCGTTTGCTGTGTTCCTGTTGTTGCTGGCTGTGTGCCTCATCACCCGACTCTCCTTCTGCCGGTAGGTGGCTGAGGAGGTGACCCTGTTGCAGAAAGGTTACCGGTTTGAATCCCGGGCCGGGTGCTATAAAAATAAATGATCAGTTGATTACTGTAACATGTGGACAATGaagatgtattgtattgtaggtcTCTGGTGATCAACAGCTACTTCTGTGACCACGGTCCCCTGTTCCGTCTGGCGGCCCCCTGTTCTGATGTGGTCCCTAACAAAGTGATGGCATATCTCATCTCTACAGTCCTCTTTCTCCCCATGGTGTTCATCATATCATCATACATCTGTATCACACACGCCCTGTTCACCATCACACTGCCCCAGGACAGGTGAGAAGTCATACTGATCAGAGTCAGAGATTTAGCCAGATATTTTGTTTATATACCTAAACATATAGCTCTGATACTGATTGTTGCGCTGCCTCAGATATACACTACAGGACCAAAAgtttgtggacacctgctcatcagaCATCACATTCTAAAATtatggtcattaatatggagttggtcccccctttgctgctgaaACAGCCGCCACtcgtttgtgagtgcttttcaATAGATGTTGGAGCAtcgctgcggggacttgcttccattcaggcacaagagcattagtgaggtcggacgctgatgttgggcgaataggcctggctcgcagtcagtgtttcaattcatcccaaaggtgctcTGTGCAagctagtcaagttcttccacactgatttcGACAATCCATTTCTGTTTGGACCTCGCTTGGTGCACttgggtattgtcatgctgaaacaggaaagggccttccccaaagtgttgtcacaaagttggaagcacagaatccagaatgtcattgtatgctgtagtgtaaaggtttcccttcactggaactaagaggcctagcaCGCACCATGAAAACAGCCATGGACCATTATTcgtcatccaccaaactttacagttgccactatgcattggggtagaTAGCGTACTCCTGGCATCTGACAAACCCAGATTCTTGGCATTGCGCACAGTGATTTTAGGCTGTTTGCAGTTGAtcagccatggaaaccaatttcatgaagctcccgaagaaGTTAATTGCTTCCAAAAGCAGATGGAAACTCAGTAGTGAGGACAGAATATtttttacacactacacacttcagcactcagcggtcccgttctgtaagCTTGTGTTGCCACCATTTCCAATTTCCAATAACAACacctacagttgaccggggcagctctagcagggcagacattttacgaactgacttgttggaaggaagcatcctatgacagtgccacattgaaagtcactgatctCTTAATTAAGGCCGTTCTATAGCCAATgcttgtttatggagattgcatggctgtgtgctcggttTTATACAGTTTTATACAcctgggtgtggctgaaataaccaaatcca
Coding sequences within it:
- the LOC115116991 gene encoding olfactory receptor 52E4-like, whose translation is MSYLTSDPNQTDNIDTIIRPPYFFISGFIDIPHMEYYYVFLCFVYIISLVGNTFVMMVIYMDNSLHSPKYVAVFNLAFTDVCGSTAMVPKLLDTFLFSRQLISYNQCLASLFFIFLFLNMQSFNLTILSYDRLVAICCPLRYHMMVTYRSMFQLTGAAWAFAVFLLLLAVCLITRLSFCRSLVINSYFCDHGPLFRLAAPCSDVVPNKVMAYLISTVLFLPMVFIISSYICITHALFTITLPQDRVRALKTCTSHLILVAIFYLPINFTYFLHSIIPTNARIINLSLTSVLPPMLNPIIYVLKTEEFKESAKKLLSKRGAQRALVLNQST